Proteins from a single region of Flavobacterium sp. K5-23:
- a CDS encoding ion transporter: protein MNKIRSKYDLFKHKTYIIIYGTSTKAGRLFDLILLGLILLSVFLVMMETVEGFDKKYHAYLLFFEWVITAFFTIEYILRILTINKPFKYIFSFYGLIDLLATLPMYLSLFMTGTSILTIVRSLRLLRLFKILNHPQFTSQSVQLRQALHASKGKIIVFIYFVLISTIIIGSVMYVVEGKESGFTSIPASIYWTIVTLTTVGYGDISPQTPLGQFIASFVMILGYGIIAVPTGIVSAEIAKRTINNPPIESQNPCKGCGTEDYPEDAKFCHLCGHTLENK from the coding sequence ATGAACAAAATAAGATCGAAATACGACCTTTTCAAGCATAAAACATATATCATTATTTATGGTACATCTACAAAGGCAGGCCGTTTATTTGACCTTATTCTATTAGGTTTAATATTATTAAGTGTTTTTTTGGTAATGATGGAAACCGTAGAAGGTTTTGATAAAAAATACCACGCTTATTTGCTTTTTTTCGAATGGGTAATAACCGCATTTTTTACCATCGAATACATATTGAGAATCCTTACCATCAATAAACCTTTTAAATACATTTTTAGTTTCTACGGACTGATAGATCTGCTTGCCACACTACCTATGTATTTATCGTTATTTATGACAGGAACCAGTATTTTAACTATTGTTCGTTCACTGAGATTATTGCGTTTGTTTAAAATTTTAAACCACCCGCAGTTTACTAGTCAATCCGTACAACTTAGACAAGCTCTACATGCCAGTAAAGGAAAAATCATTGTATTTATCTATTTTGTACTTATCAGCACCATTATTATTGGATCGGTTATGTATGTTGTTGAAGGAAAAGAAAGCGGATTTACAAGTATTCCTGCTTCGATTTATTGGACAATTGTAACTTTGACAACAGTAGGTTACGGGGATATTTCTCCTCAAACACCTTTAGGACAGTTTATCGCTTCTTTTGTAATGATATTGGGGTATGGAATTATTGCCGTACCAACGGGAATTGTTTCAGCCGAAATCGCAAAAAGAACAATAAATAATCCTCCTATAGAATCACAAAATCCGTGTAAAGGATGCGGTACCGAAGATTATCCTGAGGATGCTAAATTTTGTCATCTGTGTGGACATACTTTAGAAAACAAATAG
- the smpB gene encoding SsrA-binding protein SmpB, which translates to MLKTVNILNKRARFDYEIIEKFTAGIVLAGTEIKSIRLGKANITESFCEFSNNELFAINTYIEEYTFGNQFNHKARSERKLLLNKRELKSLERSVQAKGLTIVPLKLFTNEKGMAKLEIGLCRGKKTYDKRESLKEQDTKRDLARIKKEYK; encoded by the coding sequence ATGCTAAAAACAGTCAACATACTTAATAAGAGAGCTCGATTTGATTATGAAATAATCGAAAAATTCACTGCTGGAATTGTTTTGGCGGGAACCGAAATTAAATCCATTCGTTTAGGGAAGGCTAATATAACGGAGAGTTTTTGTGAATTTAGTAACAACGAACTTTTTGCTATCAATACCTATATTGAAGAGTATACTTTTGGGAATCAATTCAATCATAAAGCACGAAGTGAAAGAAAACTTCTTTTAAATAAACGCGAGCTAAAAAGCTTAGAACGAAGTGTGCAAGCCAAAGGATTAACCATTGTTCCCTTGAAGTTGTTTACAAATGAAAAGGGAATGGCTAAACTGGAGATTGGTCTTTGTAGAGGTAAGAAAACCTATGACAAAAGAGAATCTTTAAAAGAACAAGATACAAAACGCGACTTAGCCCGTATAAAAAAAGAATACAAATAA
- a CDS encoding protein-L-isoaspartate(D-aspartate) O-methyltransferase, translating into MIDKAKHQGLRNQLVSTLQKKGITDLNVLDAIKKIPRHLFLNSSFEDYAYQDKAFPIGAGQTISQPYTVAFQSQLLEIKKDHKVLEIGTGSGYQTAVLYMMGAKVYSVERQNELFKQTSALLPKLNIRPKHLSFGDGYKGLPSYAPFDSIIVTAGAPFIPQPLMAQLKIGGRLVIPLGEDVQIMTLLIRKNETQFEKHELGEFRFVPLLEDKN; encoded by the coding sequence TTGATAGATAAAGCCAAACATCAAGGACTTCGTAATCAATTAGTAAGTACTTTGCAGAAGAAAGGAATTACTGATTTGAATGTTCTGGATGCTATAAAAAAAATACCAAGGCACCTGTTTTTGAATTCTAGTTTTGAAGATTATGCTTATCAGGACAAAGCATTTCCTATTGGAGCAGGACAAACCATTTCACAACCCTACACTGTTGCTTTCCAATCACAATTATTGGAAATTAAGAAAGACCACAAAGTTTTGGAAATTGGAACCGGTTCCGGATATCAAACAGCTGTACTTTATATGATGGGAGCAAAAGTGTATAGTGTTGAACGTCAGAATGAGTTGTTCAAACAAACTTCTGCGTTATTACCAAAATTAAATATTCGCCCTAAACATTTATCCTTTGGAGATGGATATAAAGGGTTACCAAGTTATGCTCCTTTTGACAGTATCATTGTAACTGCTGGGGCGCCATTTATTCCGCAACCATTAATGGCTCAATTAAAAATAGGAGGTAGGCTTGTTATCCCATTAGGAGAAGATGTACAAATTATGACATTGCTGATCCGAAAAAATGAAACGCAATTTGAAAAACATGAATTGGGAGAATTTAGATTTGTCCCTTTATTAGAAGATAAAAATTAA
- a CDS encoding response regulator transcription factor: MENINKRILLVEDDLNFGAVLKDYLMLNDFDVTLAKNGMEGFEKFKKETYDLCILDVMMPYKDGYTLAKEIREKNSEVPIIFLTAKSMKEDVLKGYKAGADDYLNKPFDSEVLLMKIKAIIQRKSSDSKSEQVQFEFNIGKFHLNSKLRFLTFNNEEPIKLSPKENELLKMLILHENDLMPRELALTKIWRDDNYFTSRSMDVYIAKLRKYLKPDENVEILNIHGEGFRLVVKNKTV; this comes from the coding sequence ATGGAAAATATAAATAAAAGAATCCTTTTAGTTGAAGATGATCTTAATTTTGGAGCAGTGCTTAAAGATTATTTAATGCTGAATGACTTTGATGTAACATTAGCTAAAAACGGAATGGAAGGTTTTGAAAAATTCAAAAAAGAAACCTACGATTTATGTATTCTAGATGTTATGATGCCTTATAAAGATGGATACACTTTAGCCAAGGAAATTAGAGAGAAAAACAGTGAAGTGCCTATCATTTTTCTAACAGCAAAATCGATGAAAGAAGATGTGCTGAAAGGGTATAAGGCAGGAGCTGATGACTACTTGAACAAGCCTTTTGACTCTGAAGTATTGTTGATGAAAATTAAAGCAATTATTCAAAGAAAATCATCTGATTCAAAATCAGAGCAAGTTCAGTTTGAATTCAATATTGGTAAATTTCACCTTAATTCAAAATTGAGATTCTTGACTTTCAATAATGAAGAACCTATCAAATTGTCTCCAAAAGAGAACGAATTGTTAAAGATGTTAATTCTTCATGAAAATGATTTAATGCCTAGAGAATTGGCTCTGACAAAAATATGGAGAGACGATAACTATTTTACTTCAAGAAGTATGGATGTGTATATCGCTAAACTTAGAAAATACCTTAAGCCAGACGAGAATGTGGAAATCCTGAATATTCACGGTGAAGGATTTAGACTGGTTGTTAAAAATAAAACCGTTTAA
- a CDS encoding acyl-[acyl-carrier-protein] thioesterase, producing the protein MPIAPNFTSILSKDWEINFTQCSPNGYLKHTDLCNLLQLTAAAHSDLGGISFTDMQEFNQAWVLSRMRVEITALPKWRDIVTVKTWINTLENSRSVRALEMYLNGKKIVGSETFWAVFNTEKRRPEALALPYEHFELYPENKATLEAFSKINLNPAKEVVFEKTVFVSDLDIVNHVNNVKYLEWCLDLIDENIIVKQEIQSFEMNFMKELSLKDKVIIHENTSEESVIFSISKEDKNCFALQLNLK; encoded by the coding sequence ATGCCAATAGCGCCAAATTTCACCTCCATATTAAGCAAAGATTGGGAAATCAACTTTACCCAATGTTCCCCTAATGGCTATTTAAAACACACCGATTTATGCAATCTTTTACAATTGACTGCAGCTGCACACTCTGATCTGGGTGGTATTAGTTTTACGGATATGCAGGAATTCAATCAAGCTTGGGTGTTAAGTAGAATGCGTGTTGAAATTACAGCATTGCCAAAATGGAGAGATATTGTTACTGTAAAAACCTGGATTAATACATTAGAAAATTCCCGTTCTGTTCGTGCCTTGGAAATGTATTTAAATGGAAAAAAAATTGTGGGTTCCGAAACTTTTTGGGCAGTCTTCAACACTGAAAAAAGACGTCCTGAAGCTTTGGCTTTGCCATACGAACATTTTGAGTTGTACCCTGAAAACAAAGCTACACTTGAAGCTTTTTCAAAAATAAACCTCAATCCCGCAAAGGAAGTTGTTTTTGAAAAAACAGTTTTCGTATCTGATTTAGATATTGTCAACCATGTCAATAACGTAAAATACCTGGAATGGTGTTTGGATTTAATTGATGAAAACATCATTGTAAAGCAAGAAATTCAAAGTTTCGAAATGAATTTTATGAAAGAGCTTTCTTTGAAGGACAAGGTTATCATTCATGAAAATACATCCGAAGAATCAGTTATTTTTAGTATTTCAAAAGAAGACAAAAACTGTTTTGCACTGCAATTGAATTTGAAATAA
- the miaA gene encoding tRNA (adenosine(37)-N6)-dimethylallyltransferase MiaA, translated as MKHLITIIGPTAIGKTSLSIAVANHFKCEIISCDSRQFFKEMTIGTAVPSRDELNAAPHHFIQNKSVFKNYTVGDFEKEALAKLDELYQSNDYVVLVGGSGLYVDAILRGFDEFPEIDPAVRTAVNDNYEKLGIPYLQEQLKALDFGYFEKITTENPQTLQNPQRMMRFVEVCIGTGLPYSSFLNQKKNERTFTPILIGLEAERSIMYDRINQRVDTMKNEGLLAEAKSVYQHKELNALQTVGYRELFSYFDGDFTLEFAIEEIKKNTRRFAKRQLTWFKRNESTKWFDYETPYQTIFNYIKTKIHNS; from the coding sequence ATGAAACATCTAATTACCATTATCGGACCTACAGCAATTGGAAAAACATCCTTAAGCATTGCTGTGGCTAATCATTTTAAATGCGAGATTATCTCTTGTGACAGTCGACAATTCTTCAAGGAAATGACAATAGGAACGGCAGTTCCCAGCCGAGATGAATTAAACGCAGCACCCCATCATTTTATCCAAAACAAATCGGTATTTAAAAATTATACCGTTGGTGATTTTGAAAAAGAAGCCTTAGCAAAACTGGATGAATTATATCAATCTAACGATTACGTTGTACTCGTGGGTGGTTCAGGATTATATGTAGATGCTATTTTAAGAGGATTTGATGAATTTCCTGAAATAGATCCTGCTGTTCGCACAGCTGTAAATGATAATTATGAAAAATTAGGCATACCCTACTTACAAGAGCAATTGAAAGCACTTGATTTCGGTTATTTTGAAAAAATAACAACCGAAAATCCTCAAACATTACAAAACCCACAACGAATGATGCGTTTTGTGGAAGTATGTATAGGTACAGGATTACCCTATTCTTCTTTTTTAAACCAAAAGAAAAATGAGCGAACCTTTACTCCTATTCTTATCGGTCTTGAAGCCGAAAGAAGCATTATGTACGACCGCATCAATCAACGTGTGGATACTATGAAGAATGAAGGTTTATTAGCTGAGGCCAAAAGTGTTTATCAACATAAAGAACTGAATGCCTTGCAAACTGTGGGTTATAGGGAATTGTTTAGTTATTTTGATGGTGATTTCACATTAGAATTTGCCATAGAAGAAATTAAGAAAAACACGAGACGTTTTGCCAAAAGACAGCTTACCTGGTTCAAACGAAACGAATCTACAAAATGGTTTGATTATGAAACACCGTACCAAACTATTTTCAATTATATAAAAACTAAAATTCATAATTCATAA
- a CDS encoding DUF1015 domain-containing protein: protein MAKIVPFKAVRPTRDKVSLVSCRSFEEYTTAELAAQLDFNPLSFLHVLKPAYTNQEKVSSEKRYRQVHQKYQDFKAENILVKDKIPAIYIHKIVTKTQSFTGLIVGTSIADYCNDVIKKHEDTIDFRVQLLKDYMKYSEFNTEPVLMTYPDNKDIENWIINRTQNLADFEFSTTKKEINYFWKIEDPKEISWIQTIFENIGALYIADGHHRSEASKQLLEENDNPENKAKNFLLSYLIPENNIKIYEYNRLIKDLNGLQKNDFIHKLNSVFIIENKDQQPFQPSEKHQFGMYLDNEFYSLILRSEFCDFNTSLESLDAQILYQTVLFPLLGINDLRNDERIEYISGKHSILELKQTIDEGEFEVGFILFPSTINEIKALADANLIMPPKSTYIEPKFRSGIIVYEL from the coding sequence ATGGCTAAAATAGTTCCTTTCAAAGCAGTACGTCCCACTAGAGATAAAGTCAGTCTGGTTAGCTGTCGTTCATTTGAAGAATACACCACTGCTGAATTAGCAGCACAATTAGACTTTAATCCTTTGTCTTTTTTACATGTTCTTAAACCTGCATATACAAATCAGGAAAAGGTTTCTTCTGAAAAAAGATACCGACAGGTTCATCAAAAATACCAAGATTTCAAGGCTGAAAATATATTGGTAAAAGATAAAATTCCAGCAATTTACATTCATAAAATTGTAACTAAAACGCAATCCTTTACAGGATTAATTGTTGGTACTAGTATTGCCGATTATTGCAATGATGTCATAAAGAAACATGAAGACACAATTGATTTCAGGGTACAGCTTCTTAAGGATTACATGAAATATTCGGAGTTCAATACGGAACCCGTATTGATGACTTATCCTGATAATAAAGATATTGAAAACTGGATCATTAATCGCACACAAAACTTAGCTGATTTTGAGTTTTCTACAACAAAAAAAGAAATTAATTATTTTTGGAAAATTGAAGACCCCAAAGAAATTAGCTGGATTCAGACAATCTTTGAAAACATAGGCGCCCTTTATATAGCTGATGGTCATCACCGTTCTGAAGCATCAAAACAATTGTTAGAAGAAAATGACAATCCAGAAAACAAAGCTAAAAATTTCTTGTTGAGCTATTTAATTCCTGAAAATAACATCAAGATTTACGAGTATAACAGACTTATAAAAGATTTAAATGGGCTTCAAAAAAATGATTTTATCCATAAATTGAATTCTGTTTTTATTATCGAAAATAAGGATCAACAGCCTTTTCAACCTTCTGAAAAACATCAATTTGGGATGTACCTTGATAATGAATTCTATAGTTTGATTTTAAGAAGCGAATTTTGTGATTTTAATACCTCTTTAGAAAGTCTAGATGCCCAAATACTCTATCAAACAGTGTTGTTTCCTCTATTGGGAATTAATGACTTACGAAATGACGAACGCATTGAGTACATTTCCGGAAAACATTCGATACTGGAATTGAAACAAACAATTGATGAAGGAGAATTTGAAGTTGGTTTTATACTATTCCCTTCCACAATAAATGAAATAAAAGCTTTGGCAGATGCTAATTTAATTATGCCTCCAAAGAGTACTTATATTGAACCAAAGTTCAGAAGCGGAATTATCGTTTACGAGCTTTAA
- a CDS encoding Fic family protein produces the protein MKEILKNARENKGLKTREVSQLLGIDQALVSKFESGTRKPTREQIIKLATLLEIDLETLIVTWLKEKIINEIGQEEFALKALKIAEEEIKLLRNSTTNDISASLQKILEEINNLKFKLDHFRQFDNNTISKTFEIEYTFESNRAEGNTLTLEETTLIINKGLTIPGKSMREHLEAINHQEAIVYIKNMVKKSTPLNERELLSIHNLILRGIYPEDAGRYRKQDISIEGFNYTPPQHLKITKEMGDYFIWYETNKNSLHPIVLAAEMQERLIKIHPFLYGNEKASRILKNLILLQYGYPITTIKTSNENQYKQALELALSKNKDAFVLFTIQIVKESMQHYIKNIAQ, from the coding sequence ATGAAAGAAATACTTAAAAATGCTCGAGAAAATAAAGGCCTAAAAACTAGAGAAGTATCTCAGTTATTAGGAATTGATCAGGCACTTGTGAGTAAGTTCGAAAGCGGTACAAGAAAACCCACTAGAGAACAAATCATAAAACTAGCGACACTTCTTGAAATAGATTTAGAGACATTGATTGTAACTTGGTTAAAAGAAAAAATCATTAACGAAATTGGCCAAGAAGAATTTGCTTTAAAAGCCTTAAAAATTGCTGAAGAAGAAATTAAACTTTTAAGAAATTCTACAACAAATGACATTTCGGCATCATTACAAAAAATTTTAGAAGAAATAAATAATTTAAAATTCAAATTAGACCATTTTCGTCAATTTGATAATAATACTATTTCTAAAACATTTGAAATTGAATACACTTTTGAAAGCAATCGTGCAGAAGGAAATACGCTTACACTCGAAGAAACTACTTTAATTATTAATAAAGGACTTACCATACCCGGAAAAAGTATGCGGGAACATCTCGAAGCAATTAATCATCAGGAAGCGATTGTTTATATTAAGAATATGGTTAAGAAAAGCACTCCGTTAAATGAAAGGGAGTTGCTATCTATTCATAATTTAATACTAAGAGGAATTTATCCAGAAGATGCAGGTCGTTATAGAAAGCAAGATATAAGTATAGAAGGTTTCAATTACACCCCCCCGCAACATTTAAAAATAACTAAAGAAATGGGTGATTATTTTATTTGGTATGAAACCAATAAAAACAGTCTGCACCCAATTGTTTTAGCTGCCGAAATGCAGGAACGGTTAATAAAAATCCATCCTTTTTTATATGGTAATGAAAAAGCTTCCCGTATATTAAAAAACCTAATTTTATTGCAATATGGATATCCAATAACAACCATAAAAACGAGCAATGAAAACCAATACAAACAAGCTCTTGAATTAGCACTATCTAAAAACAAAGATGCTTTTGTTCTTTTTACAATCCAAATAGTAAAAGAAAGTATGCAACATTATATAAAAAATATTGCCCAATAA
- a CDS encoding Gfo/Idh/MocA family protein: MLKIGVLGAGHLGKIHLRLLQQSEKYELVGFYDPNQENAEKISKEFGYKHFSTIATLIHAVDVIDIVTPTLSHYKCAKVAIKSGKHVFIEKPISNTVEEAEEIIALANEYNVKGQVGHVERFNPAFIATKNMIENPMFIETHRLAEFNPRGTDVPVVLDLMIHDIDVILSVVKSKVKNISASGVSVISDTPDIANARIEFENGCVANLTASRISMKNMRKTRFFQKDAYISVDFLEKKCEVVKMKDAPEVPGDFDMILQNAEGAKKQIYFSNPEVEQNNAILEELETFADAINTNSTPVVTLEQATEALRVAYQIIDCFKK, encoded by the coding sequence ATGCTGAAAATTGGAGTATTAGGTGCTGGTCATCTTGGGAAAATACATTTACGATTATTACAACAATCTGAAAAATATGAATTAGTTGGTTTTTACGACCCAAATCAAGAGAATGCTGAAAAGATTTCTAAGGAATTTGGTTATAAACACTTTAGTACAATTGCAACTCTAATTCATGCAGTTGATGTCATCGATATCGTTACTCCTACTCTTTCCCATTATAAATGTGCTAAAGTAGCCATCAAATCTGGAAAACATGTTTTTATAGAAAAACCCATTTCAAATACCGTTGAAGAAGCCGAAGAAATTATTGCTTTAGCTAATGAATATAATGTGAAAGGGCAAGTGGGCCATGTAGAACGCTTTAATCCTGCTTTCATTGCCACTAAAAACATGATTGAGAATCCTATGTTTATTGAAACGCACCGTTTGGCCGAGTTTAATCCTCGTGGTACCGATGTTCCAGTAGTATTAGACTTAATGATTCATGATATTGATGTTATATTAAGTGTAGTTAAATCTAAAGTGAAAAATATAAGTGCAAGTGGCGTTTCTGTAATTAGTGACACTCCAGATATTGCAAATGCCCGAATCGAATTTGAAAATGGATGTGTAGCTAATTTAACAGCTAGTAGAATTTCGATGAAAAATATGCGTAAGACACGTTTCTTCCAGAAAGATGCCTATATATCAGTGGATTTTTTAGAGAAAAAATGTGAAGTTGTAAAGATGAAAGATGCTCCAGAAGTTCCTGGTGATTTTGATATGATTCTACAAAACGCGGAAGGTGCTAAAAAACAAATCTATTTCTCAAATCCTGAGGTTGAACAAAACAATGCCATCTTAGAAGAATTAGAAACTTTTGCAGATGCTATAAATACAAATTCAACTCCTGTTGTTACATTAGAACAAGCAACAGAAGCTTTAAGAGTAGCTTACCAAATTATAGACTGTTTTAAAAAGTAA
- a CDS encoding 3-hydroxyacyl-CoA dehydrogenase family protein, whose amino-acid sequence MKIIAVIGAGTMGNGIAHTFAQSGFTVKLIDVSEKSLDKGMATIAANLDRMVAKGTITQEDKAKTITNIITYTDIKDGVVGVDLVVEAATENVDLKLNIFKQLNEACSHNTILATNTSSISITQIGAVVAHPERVIGMHFMNPVPIMKLVEIIRGYNTSDEVTKTIMSLSEKLGKTPVEVNDYPGFVANRILMPMINEAIETLYNGVAGVYEIDTVMKLGMGHPMGPLQLADFIGLDVCLAILNVMYDGFKNPKYAPCPLLVNMVRAGKLGVKSGEGFYDYSESRKAEKVSKQFI is encoded by the coding sequence ATGAAAATAATAGCTGTAATAGGAGCAGGAACAATGGGTAATGGAATTGCTCACACTTTTGCTCAAAGTGGTTTTACCGTAAAATTAATTGACGTATCTGAAAAATCTTTAGATAAAGGAATGGCAACAATTGCTGCTAATCTTGACAGAATGGTTGCTAAAGGAACCATTACTCAAGAAGACAAAGCAAAAACAATCACAAATATCATCACCTACACTGACATAAAAGATGGTGTTGTAGGAGTGGATCTAGTTGTAGAAGCTGCTACAGAAAACGTGGATTTAAAACTTAATATTTTCAAACAATTAAACGAAGCCTGTTCTCACAATACAATTTTGGCAACAAATACTTCATCAATTTCAATTACTCAAATAGGGGCTGTTGTAGCACATCCTGAAAGAGTGATTGGGATGCACTTTATGAATCCTGTGCCTATTATGAAATTGGTTGAAATCATTCGTGGATACAATACGAGTGATGAAGTGACGAAAACTATTATGTCATTATCTGAAAAATTAGGAAAAACACCGGTAGAAGTAAATGACTACCCAGGTTTTGTTGCTAATAGAATTTTGATGCCAATGATAAACGAAGCTATCGAAACATTATACAATGGAGTTGCAGGAGTTTATGAAATTGACACTGTTATGAAATTAGGTATGGGACACCCTATGGGGCCTTTACAACTAGCAGATTTTATCGGTCTTGATGTATGTTTAGCCATTTTAAATGTAATGTATGACGGATTCAAAAACCCAAAATATGCCCCTTGCCCATTGTTAGTTAATATGGTTCGTGCAGGGAAACTTGGAGTGAAATCAGGCGAAGGTTTTTATGATTATAGCGAAAGCAGAAAAGCAGAAAAAGTTTCCAAACAATTTATATAA
- a CDS encoding exonuclease domain-containing protein — translation MYAILDIETTGGQFNEEGITEIAIYKFDGHEVVDQFISLVNPEIPIQPFVVKLTGINNAMLTSAPKFFEVAKRIIEMTNDCVLVAHNADFDYRILRTEFRRLGYDFCQKTLCTVELSKKLLPEQTSHSLGKLVRALGIPMADRHRASGDAMATVKLFKMLLDKDLEKVIVTDLIKSGIEKGIAPKLTTIIESLPSRTGTYYIHNEAGIIIFIGKSKNIKKRVNQHFTGITTSAKKIQKEVFTVTYEETGTELIAFLKETEEIKVNKPVYNRMSRKSNFSWSVYSEKDVNGYINLKLQKSDGRKKEITSYLNALEGQNALYRITTDFKLCQKLTGLYQSKTHCFQHTISECDGACVGKISVTEYNSRIQTFIDNNGIDNKSMIIVDKGRTINERSAILIEDGIYKGYCFYDLNYQINNIEVLKNIIIPMPNNRDARNIIQGHLRKNKGFKIINL, via the coding sequence TTGTACGCAATACTTGACATAGAAACCACTGGGGGTCAATTCAACGAAGAAGGAATCACTGAAATCGCCATCTATAAATTTGATGGTCACGAAGTCGTGGATCAATTTATCAGTTTAGTTAATCCCGAAATTCCAATTCAACCTTTCGTTGTAAAACTAACAGGTATTAATAATGCTATGTTAACATCTGCTCCTAAGTTTTTTGAAGTAGCTAAGCGAATTATAGAAATGACTAATGATTGTGTACTTGTAGCACACAACGCCGATTTTGATTATAGGATTCTACGAACTGAATTTCGTCGTTTGGGTTATGATTTTTGCCAAAAAACGTTGTGTACTGTTGAATTGTCTAAAAAATTATTACCGGAACAAACATCACACAGCTTAGGAAAGTTAGTTCGCGCCTTGGGAATTCCTATGGCTGACAGACACCGTGCTAGCGGTGATGCTATGGCAACTGTAAAGCTTTTCAAAATGCTACTTGATAAAGATTTAGAAAAAGTTATTGTAACAGATCTTATTAAATCCGGAATTGAAAAGGGAATAGCACCTAAGCTAACTACCATTATCGAAAGTTTACCTTCAAGAACAGGCACATATTATATTCATAATGAAGCAGGTATAATAATATTTATAGGAAAAAGTAAAAACATAAAAAAAAGAGTCAATCAACATTTTACCGGCATTACAACTAGTGCCAAAAAAATTCAAAAAGAAGTGTTTACGGTTACCTATGAAGAAACTGGGACGGAATTGATTGCCTTTTTAAAAGAAACCGAAGAAATAAAAGTCAATAAACCTGTCTATAATAGAATGTCACGCAAGAGTAATTTTTCTTGGTCTGTTTATTCTGAAAAAGATGTCAATGGTTATATTAATTTAAAACTTCAAAAATCTGACGGTAGAAAGAAAGAAATCACGTCTTATCTAAACGCCCTGGAAGGTCAAAATGCTTTATATAGAATTACCACTGATTTTAAACTTTGCCAAAAATTAACCGGTTTATACCAGTCCAAAACACATTGTTTTCAGCATACAATCAGTGAATGTGATGGAGCATGTGTTGGAAAAATTTCTGTTACCGAATATAATTCCCGCATCCAAACTTTTATAGATAACAACGGAATCGATAATAAAAGTATGATCATTGTAGACAAAGGAAGGACCATTAATGAGCGAAGTGCGATATTAATTGAAGACGGAATCTATAAAGGCTATTGTTTTTATGATTTAAATTATCAGATTAATAATATCGAAGTACTAAAAAACATTATTATCCCAATGCCAAATAACCGTGATGCTCGAAATATTATTCAAGGACATCTTAGAAAAAACAAAGGCTTTAAGATTATAAATTTATAG
- a CDS encoding YggS family pyridoxal phosphate-dependent enzyme has product MAIAGNLKEIKLTLTENVTLVAVSKTKPIPDLMEAYDAGQRIFGENKIQEMVEKWEQMPKNIQWHMIGHVQTNKVKFMAPFVSLIHGVDSLKLLQEINKQALKNNRVIDCLLQIYIAEEESKFGLDEKELNELLASTEFQQLKNIRIIGLMGMATFTDNQNQIKKEFMHLKSIFDRIEAIYPVSNSKKTESNVLNTNSHFSTLSMGMSGDYKLAIECGSTMVRIGSSIFGTR; this is encoded by the coding sequence ATGGCAATAGCAGGAAATTTAAAAGAAATAAAATTAACTTTAACTGAGAATGTAACCCTGGTTGCCGTTTCTAAAACAAAACCTATTCCTGATTTAATGGAAGCCTATGATGCCGGTCAGCGTATTTTTGGAGAAAATAAAATCCAAGAAATGGTTGAGAAATGGGAACAAATGCCCAAAAATATCCAATGGCATATGATAGGACATGTTCAAACGAACAAGGTTAAATTTATGGCACCATTTGTGAGCTTAATTCACGGAGTGGATAGTTTGAAGCTATTACAGGAAATTAACAAACAGGCATTAAAAAACAACCGAGTAATCGATTGTTTGCTACAAATATACATTGCTGAGGAAGAATCTAAATTTGGACTTGATGAAAAAGAACTTAATGAGTTACTTGCATCAACTGAATTTCAACAATTGAAAAACATTCGAATAATAGGATTAATGGGAATGGCGACATTTACCGACAATCAAAACCAAATTAAAAAAGAATTCATGCATTTGAAATCTATTTTTGACCGTATTGAAGCGATTTATCCCGTGTCTAATTCGAAAAAAACAGAATCAAATGTTTTAAATACAAATAGTCATTTCTCTACATTATCTATGGGAATGTCTGGAGACTATAAATTAGCAATTGAATGTGGCAGTACAATGGTTCGAATAGGAAGTAGTATCTTTGGAACGAGATAG